From Maylandia zebra isolate NMK-2024a linkage group LG11, Mzebra_GT3a, whole genome shotgun sequence, one genomic window encodes:
- the ica1 gene encoding islet cell autoantigen 1 isoform X2: MEGGNFGYSRDYLDRFIQSQDSSVVNKFQQKYWKTKQTLIKVTGKKEDEHVVASDADLDAKLEVFHSIQRTCMELLKVIEQYQRRICLLSQEENELGRFLRSQGSQDKTRAGKIMQATGKALCFSSQQRLALRNPLCRLYQEVETFRYRAISDTWLTVNRMEQSRTEYRGALLWMKDVSQELDPDTHKQMEKFRKTHLSCK, from the exons ATGGAGGGAGGAAACTT TGGTTACTCCCGAGACTATCTTGATCGCTTCATCCAAAGCCAAGACTCATCTGTGGTAAACAAGTTCCAGCAGAAATACTGGAAAACCAAGCAGACTCTCATCAAGGTCACCGGGAAGAAGGAGGACGAGCATGTGGTCGCCTCAGACGCAGATCTGGATGCCAAGCTGGAG GTCTTCCACTCGATTCAGAGAACATGCATGGAGCTTTTGAAGGTCATTGAGCAGTATCAGAGGAGGATCTGCC TCCTTTCCCAAGAAGAGAATGAGCTGGGTCGTTTCCTGCGCTCCCAGGGCTCTCAGGATAAAACCAGAGCTGGAAAGATCATGCAAGCCACAGGAAAAGCTCTCTGCTTCTCATCACAGCAGAG ATTGGCTCTGAGGAACCCGCTGTGCCGTTTGTACCAGGAGGTGGAAACGTTCCGTTATCGTGCCATCTCAGACACGTGGCTGACAGTGAATCGAATGGAGCAGTCAAGGACTGAGTACCGTGGAGCGCTGCTTTGGATGAAGGACGTATCTCAGGAGCTCGACCCAGATACACATAAACAGATGGAGAAATTCAGaaag ACTCATCTCTCTTGTAAATGA
- the ica1 gene encoding islet cell autoantigen 1 isoform X1, with amino-acid sequence MEGGNFGYSRDYLDRFIQSQDSSVVNKFQQKYWKTKQTLIKVTGKKEDEHVVASDADLDAKLEVFHSIQRTCMELLKVIEQYQRRICLLSQEENELGRFLRSQGSQDKTRAGKIMQATGKALCFSSQQRLALRNPLCRLYQEVETFRYRAISDTWLTVNRMEQSRTEYRGALLWMKDVSQELDPDTHKQMEKFRKVQAQVRTTKTSFDKLKNDVCQKVDLLGASRCNLLSHVLTTYQTTLLHFWEKTSHTMAAIHESFKGCQHYEFSTIKTLQDPVDKLAKKKGKNKVKAETEEAKKEETTDDQLISLVNENTSDKAREESEGEETDSMALLNEILGGLSVDEGDFSQEWTEVFGETEEGTSAASTRPTEAQDKENFFLPSQLLDQSLNNLQSSISDWAPHSATQATEHSSEVNQSTPKPAEREAEGTSKDLSAWFNLFADLDPLSNPDAIGKTNTEHELHNA; translated from the exons ATGGAGGGAGGAAACTT TGGTTACTCCCGAGACTATCTTGATCGCTTCATCCAAAGCCAAGACTCATCTGTGGTAAACAAGTTCCAGCAGAAATACTGGAAAACCAAGCAGACTCTCATCAAGGTCACCGGGAAGAAGGAGGACGAGCATGTGGTCGCCTCAGACGCAGATCTGGATGCCAAGCTGGAG GTCTTCCACTCGATTCAGAGAACATGCATGGAGCTTTTGAAGGTCATTGAGCAGTATCAGAGGAGGATCTGCC TCCTTTCCCAAGAAGAGAATGAGCTGGGTCGTTTCCTGCGCTCCCAGGGCTCTCAGGATAAAACCAGAGCTGGAAAGATCATGCAAGCCACAGGAAAAGCTCTCTGCTTCTCATCACAGCAGAG ATTGGCTCTGAGGAACCCGCTGTGCCGTTTGTACCAGGAGGTGGAAACGTTCCGTTATCGTGCCATCTCAGACACGTGGCTGACAGTGAATCGAATGGAGCAGTCAAGGACTGAGTACCGTGGAGCGCTGCTTTGGATGAAGGACGTATCTCAGGAGCTCGACCCAGATACACATAAACAGATGGAGAAATTCAGaaag GTTCAGGCTCAGGTGCGCACAACCAAAACGAGCTTTGACAAACTGAAGAATGACGTCTGCCAGAAAGTGGACCTGCTGGGAGCGAGCCGCTGCAACCTCCTCTCTCACGTCTTAACCACATATCAG ACAACACTTTTGCACTTCTGGGAGAAAACATCTCACACCATGGCAGCCATCCATGAGAGCTTCAAGGGCTGTCAGCATTATGAGTTCTCTACAATTAAG ACTTTACAAGACCCTGTGGACAAACTGGCtaaaaagaaggggaaaaataaagtcaaggcagaaacagaagaagcaaagaaagaagaaaccacaGACGACCA ACTCATCTCTCTTGTAAATGAAAACACCAGTGACAAGGCGAGAGAAG AGTCGGAGGGAGAGGAGACAGACAGCATGGCCTTACTGAATGAGATCCTGGGAGGTTTGTCTGTGGATGAGGGGGATTTTTCTCAGGAGTGGACAGAAGTGTTTGGAGAGACTGAGGAAGGAACAAGTGCTGCATCCACCAGACCAACAGAGGCCCAGGACAAGGAAAACTTCTTTCTACCATCACAGCTTTTGGACCAGAGTTTGAATAATCTGCAGTCTTCCATCTCAG ATTGGGCCCCACATTCTGCCACTCAAGCAACTGAGCACTCATCTGAAGTCAATCAGAGCACTCCAAAGCCAGCAGAGAGAG